CTGCATGCAGAGGCCGAAGAGGAAGGTATGTTGATTTGAAAAAACTTCTGATGAATCTGAGATCTGTTATTCTGGTTTTGGAAGGACCACGTTGGTGGTCCAGGTCTGACGTCTGTACTCGGGGAACGCCTGCTGTTCACAAAATGTCTGtacaaattttttatctgtctgtcaAAATCCAGGAGCGCTGCCCAATTGGTACTGAGAGTGAAattctgaataaaaaaacaaacataattttGCTTATTGAACGAGAAAAATTAAAGTTACTAGTGGAGAAAAAGGGTGAAAGAATATGAGATGCTAACACGTGCTTTACTGCGCAGCAACCCCACCGTTACACTCTTGCTATGCCACTCGTCTTCTGCATGGCATGGAGCCGCCAGAATCTGGGttgaaaaagacaagaaagaaaTGGGGTGCTTGTGTAAAATGGTTTTGGGGtcaagccaaaaaaaaaaaaacaacgtttttATACAAATGCGGATTTACTGTACAAGAAAGCTGTTTGTAATAATACAACACTGTGTTACTGTAACTGCACTCACAGCAAGATGGTTCTCTGATAGTCACAAAACTTCATGatgttaaaaacagtttttttgagATGTGAAGTTTGCTCTTACAGTGTTTACCTGTTGTTCTAACCCTATAAGGCTAACTTAATCTAATACATCATATAGAACCAAAACCATGCACTTTCATGCCTGACAGAAGTGAATTAATCTGCTTCGTTTCTAACCCCATGACATGTACTTGTCCCCTCTTCATTTCCTAACCTGCAGAGGAGAAGCCAAAGTTCAAGTAAGTTTCCTTCTCGTGTACTTCAAATGATTTCTGTAGACATTTCCATCCGAGACGTTTGCCCGAAaagaaaaaagcattaaaacaatatttataaTCAGTGCACTTAAGATCAAAACTCTCTCTCCGTATACAGGCCTCCAAAGATCCCCGATGGTGAGAAAGTGGACTTTGATGTAAGTGGACCTGAAGTGACGCAACACTTAAATTGAATCTATTTAATCTATTtcattgattcgtgtacatatacacaaattccccttttttttcgtgacgctcagcatgactttcaacaacgtatttttcatgctttttcctacgaatgtccagcaacacatgacgcacatgtcaatttccgccccagtcttttcaaaataaaactacttaattaggttaaggaatagattgacttggttaggtttaggaaaagatcgcggtttgggttaaaataacactggaagtagcgtaacataagtacggaagttacgtgacaaaaaatactttgttttctgacccacccatccaccccgaccttctCCTTACATGTCGTTCGCAGgtctctatacttcccggttcacaattacatggattacataggAATAGATTTCATGCAGAGCATTTGggtgaaattcatgtctatgtacacgaatcaatacattaaattccgtgactatttcacgaactgctgtgcgactgcgCTGAGTGAAGACATGAAGGATTTCTGTTCATGTTGAATTGTTTCTGTTGTGCTgaggttttgttttctgttcttCTGACCTGCAGGACATCCAAAAGAAACGTCAGAACAAGGATCTGGTCGAGCTGCAGGGCCTGATCGATGCTCACTTTGAGTgcaggaagaaggaggaggaggagctgatcGCGCTCAAGGACAGGATTGTGAGTCTTTCAAACAGAGAACAGTACAAACATGAGAGCTATGGCGAGCCATTTTTatatagctaagcttgactaccCATAATTAACATTAAAGATATCAACAACGgcattttgactagtcataatcacattgtgactagtcagaactcttattccagatatctataacgtcattgtgactagtcaaaacgacaGTTATAAACCCATACGGCTGCAGTGCAGCGCCATAGTATGTTTGAATGGCTTCCGCCTCCCGTCCCAACCCACCACTTCTgacgtaattacagatatctgcaacgtcatttcacctagtcaaaactctaattcaatatatccgtaattacattttgactaggcAGACTGAAAGTTAAAGATATCTCCAAATGAGATATCACTCATCAAAATTCATGTCAAGATATCTATAACTTAATAATAGATGTCTACAATTACATTATGACTATCCCTAACTCCAGTTTGAGATGAAAATTTcattttagatatctaaaaatgacaatgtagatatctacaattgAGGGGAGttaaagatatcttgaactgTAACTCGGACTAGTCATAATTCACATTGCAGATATCCACAACTGAATTGTAAATATCcgtaatgagaaaccccatacacatgaatggcaaaagtagtttgaatcgtactagtcaaaatgtaattacagatatctaaaattagagtTTTGCCTAGTCAAAATAGAATTACGGttatcttgaattagagttttgaaTAGGCAAAATGAcattgcagatatctctaatgaatatcctgtTTAGCTAATACATAGAGCAGTCTCAATCTTCTTCATTCTGGTTAAATTGTGTAAATTAAAGTGTGTGACGATGTGTTTGTTGCCGTCCTGCAGGAGAAGCGTCGTGCTGAGAGGGCCGAGCAGCAGAGGGTCCGCGCTGAGAAGGACAAGGAGCGCCAGGCCAGACGTGAGGTTCGTGGTTTcagctttcttcttctttaaccGTTAAATCATGACCCTTACATCAGATAGTTTCATTTCATGTCTCACTGTTCAGGAACtaagaaaaagaataaaaaaacaaaaatcattaAACTTGTATTAGTTTTAAGATTCAGGTTGTAGTGATgattcttatatacagtatatagatagatagatagatagatagatagatagatagatagatagatagatagatagatagatagatagatagatagatagattagatttttcttttcttttttttagatttagatattttatgtcaaacatgtgaaaaactaaacttaaaatataagaatattttatagaatataagaaaagaaaacaataccaagcaaatatatacaaaaaactCTCAATAACACCATgagtaatgattattttatatatattagatttttatttttttttagatttagattttttgtaaaaaaaaaaaaaagaatattatatagaatataagaaaacaaaacaacaataccCAGCAAACATATAAACTTAATGTTTACTCTAAAATAATTTCTGTATCCACACTCTTCTCTGAGATTGTACACCCTGAGTATATTCATGGtttcattctttttattttcatatttctatTAAATGCGTTACAATTTtgtaattttaaaatattatttaatgaaAATGCTACATTCTCTATTTTATTTTCAGATGGTTTTTTTGCTCTATTTGTCAGTTTGCATCTGCATTTGCACATTTAAAGTTCCTCTATAACTCATCTTTAGTGTTTCCTGTGTTACTTTGAGAGTGAGTGAATGATGGCTGTGACTCGGAGGTCTCACTCGGACTTGTTTTTGTGTGAACCAGGAGGAAAGGCGGATCAGGGAGGAGAGTGATATGAAGAAGAAGCAGGGTGAGGAGGCAAAGAAGAAGTCGGCTCTGACCAGCATGGGCTCCAACTACAGCAGCCACCTGCAGAAAGTCAGTACACACGGTTATACTGTCTACTAGTAGTATCTTATCTGGAGAGCAGTGATGTAAAGTCACTAAGTCAATGTACTCAAATACTGAACGTACAATTCTAaggtacttattttacttatactttatacttagaTTCCACTACATCTTAGAggtaaatattatactttttactgcactacatttgtctgacagcttttcAGATTAGGATTTCAAAAACCTAAAATCATCTTATGGAATACAACGTATTGCTATAAAGTAAATTAAGCCACCTGACAGTATAAAAAATTAATTCTACCTCAGTCGGCTGCTATATTTACAATAGTATAACATGTAAAAACATAACACTGACAGGCCATTTTGgcgcataatgagtacttttgcaaataatacttacatacttttatttaaataaagttttgaatgcaggacttttattttttcattaaaaatagcGAAATTTTGTATTgaaatttaaaaatttaaaagaaataccATCTTAAAATACTCCATTGCAACTCTTGAAAAAAGTCCTGAATTCCAAGCAAAAGTACCCAAgtattatcagtaaaatgtacctatagtttaaaaagttaaagtactcatcatgcagaatgGCTCATTCATtacagaatattatattattctgtttttatcactaatgaatacatgtaagggcattttaatgttgtagttcatCAATGTGGAGCCAGTACTAAATACTTTGTATACTACTATATacgtatatactatatattagtagtatagtgctgcatcatatcatatcagCATAATCATGTTATTTATGTAAAAACTAtaagtgtcaaataaatgtattgaagtagaagtatatagtaacataaaatggaaatactcaaataaaagtATTTCAAGATTGTAGTtaagagtaaatgtacttagttggatgtgagtacttcctccaccgcTGCTGTTAACCTGCGTATGTACTAACTCACTGAACAGGCTGActcaaagagaggaggaaagaaggagactgagagagagaagaagaagaagatcctGGCCGCCAGACGCAAGCAACTCAACATCGACCATCTGAGTGAAGACAAGCTGAAGTACGACGCAAACACTTCAAAACATTTCTCAGAAAGAAAActctttaaaacataatttttcgaGCATCACGGGAAGCTGAAACTATCCCTCTCTGCTCTTAACGTTGTCGTGTGTGaaggtttttttatttattttactaacGTTAGCGTGTTCTTGTGTTTCCTGCAGGGATAAGATCAATGAGCTGCATGAATGGCAGACCGAGCTGGAGTCTGAGAAGTTCGACCACATGGAGAGACTGAAGAGGCAGAAATATGAGGTGAGACCCCTCGGTCCCTGACGTCTTTACATCAtaatctttaataataataatcataatattcaatatgtttactgttcatgcCAGagataaatactttgtaaagcatttataaacaatatttagatagataattaactatcaatttaccatgtATTAATACGTTTATTCTGGAAATGATACATTTGAATTTAAGTTTcgatttttcactatttttttattttttaattcttcaGTAAATCTAGCCTGTACTGTGTGTTTACTCTGtgctattttgaaaagacagctTTTTGATTGACTTATTGGACTGGATATTTAAAttagttatttattgttattgttttttaaattaaagcacTAAAATTAAAGGGGAACTGTGAGTTATAGAGGTTGAttaacttgttattattatttaagcaCAAAGGTCATCACAATGACCAAAACaattaaaagcattttttttaatacacatAGAGCTGGGTGTCGAaactcaatattttttttttataatttgtcatttttgtaattttatttatacataatgtattatttatttatcgttCCTGATTCAAATCATGAGTTTCACAGTTTTAAtgtgcattttatttaaaaaataattcctGTTTGTGTTTAGCCAAAATTTAACTTTTGACAATTTTGGCTTCTTTTGCAATTATTTTTTCTGATTTTgtagaaaaatatgtttatatttctcAAAATAAGGTACGGAAGAAAAGTATTGCTTTGTCAGGTATGGTATCGTAATGTTACTCTGCCCTAAATGGACATTAACATATTTATCCACAGCTATGTCCTCCGTATAAAAAAAACCATTAACCCACACTTTTTCAGATTGAACCAGCTATTTGTTGTCGTTGTTGTCATTATCGTTGTTGTTGATGCTGGTGAGCGTCCAGCCGAGCGAACTTCCGGGTTTGAACCCTCGATGTGCTCTTTGATTCCCTCCAGGTTACAACCCTGCGTAAGAGAGTGGAGGAGCTCAGTAAATTGTAAGTAGAGCTGAGCAGCAGGGAAGTTTGACCTGCAGGTTTTCAGGCTCGATGCATGTTAGCATGAAGGAAGGTCAATGAGAACCAGAGCGCCCCCCACTGGCCGAGAGAGGCGACGACACACCACCAGgaacaaaaaacagaaagagggaACTGAACAGTTTGTTTCCAAAAGTGACATCTGCTAGGGAAGAGTTCAGGAATCATCTGtttagtttacttttttttaataaggcaCGACACCGTTCGTAGATATaactacgaaaagtaatgcactgtaattcatatgtACCCCACGAAATCAATgtgtatttaatccacgtaatcgtgaaccaggaggTATAGAGAGCAGTTATCTTGAAtccattttcttttcatttctgcTCGCTCGGGATCCAAATTTTatgaatgttttaaaaaaaataaaaacaacagggtATTTGTTGTTAAAATGAGAAACAAATAAATTTTTCCCTATAATGAAAAAGATGTTTTTATAAGACAAAAATGTggtaatatttcttttaacgaGGACACTTCTGAGCTTCCGTACATAAGTTAAACAAACTAAATGTAAAGACTAAACAAGAAATTATCATGTGAAACAGTTAATTACCTTCCATCCTTTACAATTGTCTAATGGTTttacacaaattagtttttttagcTCTCATTTCATTAGCGATGTCATTTTGGAGCCAAACTCTTCAGTAatacgtttttttatttatttaaatgtaaaggtGGTGTTGGGTGACTGTGCTCCTCCACATTCTGTCCTGGTCTGGATGTTTCAGTTTTAGCATCACAGAACTTCGGTCAGGTGTGTGAGCGAGCGGTCCAACAGGTAAGTCGGAGGTTtcagagccgagctgaagcCAATTCTCTCTAAACTTTCTCTCTAAACTTCTTTTTGGGGGGAAACCACGACGGGCGTTTTAACGCAACAATGATCCGAATATTTATAATCAAGTTACATATGTCCCAGATTTAATAGAACTTAgtgcaaaaatatttaataatgtcTCTTTTAGGACACTCTAGTCAAACCAAGTAAACGTGAATACAGAGGATCATATGCATGACCCCGTCTtggtttcccatcatgcctcagTCTGCAGCTGTCAGCCCATGGAGCCTGttaaaggagagcagagggaggtCTTTCTCCTTGGAGGTAAATGTGTTAAAGCTGCTGCTGTGTCGTTTTTCAGGTGCTCACGCACAGGAACCGCATTGATGAGTTACAGAAGCAGTAAGTACTGTCATCACTGGGTACCCTGACACCTAGTAACCTAATCTCAATGATTTAACTCTAACTGTCCACGTCAACTCGTCCCTTAACCAGGCATAACTGTCATTTCCATTCAGGACAGTTTATGCCATAAAACAGTTGCTTAGTAGATCaggttaatgtttttttcatttaatataAGTTTGATATCGGAATTGCAGTGTTTTTCCACACTAGAGAAGATGTACAGCTTCAGTATATAAACCGGTTTTTGCTCTGTTTTAACGTAATGGCAGCCCAAATCTGAACTTTTCACATCCACTTTTTCATCCATAACTCTCAGGattaggactttttttaaactttttttttgtggaaattTGTTGAGCCCGAAAAGaaaccataaacacacaaaacaacaccaGTGTGAGTGTTCGGGCCCAAATACAGGTGTCGAAAAAATTATCAACATGGAGGCACACTGTTCATACATGTCACGTTTGTCCAGAAATACAACAGTAGCAGCAGTTTGCCACCAGGACTGTGACGTTAGCTATTtggaaatattatatttctacAGTGGGTTGAAATTTTAGTCTATTAAACTAACAGGCTAATAAGCTAAaagttaaaacaaacattttacttATGCACTTTCGGAAGTTTAGCAGGCTAGCCGACCAGCTAATATAGTTGAAGGCTAATATGGCTAGATTGATCATGGAAAGTCAGCTCGGCTAACTAGCTAATGTAGGAAGCTTAGTATAACTAAACTGAATTGTTTATCTCTAATAATAGGGTTTCATAATATTAACTTtccatcttgtttttctctAGAGCTCAGTTTGACTTTACCCTCCTGAAAAACTGgttataacatttttttttgactAAAATGCTAATCTATATATGTTAGTTATTCAAAAAAGCAAGTTGCTGTTTTTGTTCCTCTTCACAGAGGCCCAGTCATGTTCATGTGGTACAAAAGAAAAGTTGTGGAATTTCATGCGAATGATTTGCTAAATCAAGCAAagattttaaataatattatttattcgTTAGCTTGATTTAGCAATCAGTGCGCACATATTCCTACTACTTTTGTTTCTGCTACATAACGCCTGGCGGGCTCAGTATTTATTCGTGTCTGCGACTGTAATGTCCCAAACATATTGTGTGTTATATTATGTTCCCATTAATAACAGCTTACATTTCATTATAACTGTAAACATACTGGTGTTATCCAGTATCGGTATGTGAGGAGTAT
The nucleotide sequence above comes from Sebastes fasciatus isolate fSebFas1 chromosome 4, fSebFas1.pri, whole genome shotgun sequence. Encoded proteins:
- the LOC141766896 gene encoding troponin T, fast skeletal muscle isoforms-like, whose amino-acid sequence is MGGGAPESWTLPHRRPGLASMADSSANGEAERIVAKSTVTMSDTEEVDQACCVAVQEEVVEEVEVAPEAAPEAAPEPEPEPVPEPEPEPEPVVEPEPEPEPEPQAELDTEFEEAEEEEEKPKFKPPKIPDGEKVDFDDIQKKRQNKDLVELQGLIDAHFECRKKEEEELIALKDRIEKRRAERAEQQRVRAEKDKERQARREEERRIREESDMKKKQGEEAKKKSALTSMGSNYSSHLQKADSKRGGKKETEREKKKKILAARRKQLNIDHLSEDKLKDKINELHEWQTELESEKFDHMERLKRQKYEVTTLRKRVEELSKFSKKGAAARRRK